catgaatcaacgaacaactgctgcagttcgaacaccagccggatgtacaacaccgtttgaagtggtaactggagtaagacaaggggcagtggcaggacctttcctgttcaatttcgcaatcgacgacattaaGCGAAGAACAGTCtgccagtgtcctgccgacattgtcttagcaccatcagggtgccccttgactgacctcgagtacgccgacgatgttgttatattcgcggaaagcagtacggaacttcaacatgttgtcaaccttgtatcgaagatggctgcagcctacggactacgcctacgccctgacaaatgcaagcagatgtggatctcttcgagacatcgaacgggaatcagggtggacggacaaccgatagaactcgtcgatgagttctgttacctgggctgtatgctgtagaacaacggcagctacgagagagatgttcggcaaagatgcgctaaggccacttctgcatttaactccttaacgaaatgtctgtggtcgatccccatcaccaacgaagtcaagctgcgagtctacctatccgcaattcgccccatcatgatgtacggatcggagacttgggcagcaccatcaacggttatggagaggcttgactgcacggaacgaaagttgcttagacggctacttggctacttttggcctagggtatgccacaatgaagatcttaacgcagaaattgatgtggtttaccggctgatgacacgtggaagatatcaacatctcgCACCGCCaccgaaagtggctaaagtaaatcgtcttcactttttttggtcatatattaaggagaccggcagatcgccttgtccaacgagttctgaagagttcgtcgggttcgagctggaagaagccacctagccgaaaacggaagttctggactgagatggtaaaagaggacctgaggacactcggcgtggataggcagttcaggcgagacgtaaggttttgcaaaacatggaatagcgacgaatggattgattctgtgcaagctctcgcagaagatcgagaaggttgaccagagctgtgttcaaggacgacacacctcggcgaagatgcgggtaatcgcgtcaggcgatgacatcagcccgccgattaagtcagaTAAGTAAGTCATACACTTAATTCTCAGTTACTATAATAGCCAACCTTTTCATCAATGACTGTCTACTACTTGATAGACAAATCTTCAGTCTTGGATTCGTGGAATggagatgaagaaaatttgaacctGACATCTACAACAAAAGGCGTTTTCCGACAGCATGTTGCGTACAAAGACTCAacgctttatttattttgcaacTTTTGTAGGTAGCAGAGTTCGACTGCAGTATTTATTACCGTGTATCGTAGAATTCCTCATGGTGAAACTACTACGAATCccacaaaaatgtttttcgcgGATAACTCTCCAAGTTTTGCAGAATCAGGTAAACTTTTCCTGTAACTAACATCTGCTctacctttgaaaaagaaattattggcCGGAAAACAAGGTTTCGTTAACCTTCGAaccttttgaattttcttgttAATGGGCTTAATCCTATAAAATATATTAAGGGgggtttctgctgagccaggactgacttatgacatccttgtatcccggtccggccaaaagcctgcaatcaagtgactggaaggtgcaagggaggcggtttgaagtcgcctccaacaaataagctccacatgtccattccgggagaacgcaacgttctcccaaaaactcttgggactagaggcttgcaacgtgccataggttttaaaatttttttgcatgtcacggtaatagaaaagagtcccctgattccggaggaaagcctggtacggtagcgccaggtaggacggggttgcagaagtcatgtaggctaccgaaacggaaaaggactaggatggcgatctgtacttataacgcacctACGCTTGCATCAGAAGCgaccatcgaagatctgatgatgcaagccaagaagatcaagtacgacgtcatcggactgaccgagacgagacgacgtcaccctctcaacgccgtatatgaaactggacaAGAACtcttcttaggaacatgcgacagtagaggtgttggtggagttggcgtcctcgtcaacacaggtatggcaaagaacatcgactctttcgaacaacttacgtcCCGAATCGGaagtctgcggatgagaagatgtggtgcaacaccagctttgactatcttcgtcgcttacgctccaacatcaagctacgaagaagaagaagtcgaagctttctatatttacctggagaagttctaccgagaagatcatgccttctacgaagtcataattggcgatttcaacgccaaagttggcccacgaagaacgcctgaagaacttcacatcgggacccacggactacaatggaatgaacaagGGGAGAGACTCTCCGAGTTCaccatgacgactaagaccatccatgggaactggAAATtgcagaagccctcctctctactcTGGACGTgcgagtcacccggtggagggtaccgtaatgaaatagaccacatcatcgtcaataaaaggttctgcctgacggacgtcgctgttgtaccaaagttctatacgggatcggaccatcgcctcctccgaggaagtatttccttcacaaggagagaagagaaagccacCAAGTTCAGAGAACGAAATcgcagaactatcattaactgggatctcttcgttACGCTAGCCAGCTTTTGGAAGATTCCGCAGTGGACAACAtggacgaggaatatgaccagcttgttgaacaccttcacaactgcgcgaagaaggctgagagtcttaaaaccaccaagagacgcctgtctcttgaaactcttgagctgatacgccagcgtggagcaacacgagccgcagggaaccaagaactcacgttcgAGCTcacaaggctttgcagagaggcgataaagggaGACCTTAAAGacagaagagcagaagtgctggctgaagctgcagaggcggggaaaagcatccgctatgcccgtcgagacttcgccagtcgcaagacgaggatgactgctctccggaacccaaagggaacagccattgcatcgagaagggggatggagaaaataatctacgacttctactctgatctcttcgacagccatgtccacttgcctcctcaccatctgagggaagacagacatgtcattccagaggttctcccgtccgaagtacgacatgctatcatgtcatATCGTgataagaaatcgtacggcatcCGGGcacgacagaataagaccagaacacctgaagaaccttccgccagtactcatcaacaccctagcgaggctctttacacgttacctgtcggagtgcaaggttcctaaacagtggaagaccagcaggACCGTGTCGTTGATGCAAGTTGACTTTCTCGAGAGGAGCTCTTTTTCAGGACCAGGTAGATTTTTAGTGATTGACATCTGCACGTTGATCCCGTAAAATCCCGTAGAACTTGAAAAACATTCTTCAATGGTAAAGCTTTGATTTTGTAGATGTTCACAACgaataattttcaatgtttctgCATAAGGTGGCCTGATAAGAATTTTCACGACTAGCGAGAACTTTTAGATAAAATCTTAATTATGGAGTAATAATGTTTTATCTACGTTGTATGATTCAGAATATCAATTTAAACAGAATAGGACTTGACGTTGTCATGGacacatgaaaaaagaacagaaaagacCAAACAGTTGACTAGAACCAATTCAACATCGATTTAAAGTCAACCACACGAATT
The Necator americanus strain Aroian chromosome I, whole genome shotgun sequence genome window above contains:
- a CDS encoding hypothetical protein (NECATOR_CHRI.G2467.T1), producing the protein MVRRVIEIWQRYSKPMQLAFLDFEASFDSPHRGRLLNALSADGVPEKFVRLLDDMNQRTTAAVRTPAGCTTPFEVVTGVRQGAVAGPFLFNFAIDDIKRRTVCQCPADIVLAPSGCPLTDLEYADDVVIFAESSTELQHVVNLVSKMAAAYGLRLRPDKCKQMWISSRHRTGIRVDGQPIELVDEFCYLGCML
- a CDS encoding hypothetical protein (NECATOR_CHRI.G2468.T1), coding for MMYGSETWAAPSTVMERLDCTERKLLRRLLGYFWPRVCHNEDLNAEIDVVYRLMTRGRYQHLAPPPKVAKVNRLHFFWSYIKETGRSPCPTSSEEFVGFELEEAT
- a CDS encoding hypothetical protein (NECATOR_CHRI.G2469.T1), which translates into the protein MAICTYNAPTLASEATIEDLMMQAKKIKYDVIGLTETRRRHPLNAVYETGQELFLGTCDSRGVGGVGVLVNTGMAKNIDSFEQLTSRIGSLRMRRCGATPALTIFVAYAPTSSYEEEEVEAFYIYLEKFYREDHAFYEVIIGDFNAKVGPRRTPEELHIGTHGLQWNEQGERLSEFTMTTKTIHGNWKLQKPSSLLWTCESPGGGYRNEIDHIIVNKSQLLEDSAVDNMDEEYDQLVEHLHNCAKKAESLKTTKRRLSLETLELIRQRGATRAAGNQELTFELTRLCREAIKGDLKDRRAEVLAEAAEAGKSIRYARRDFASRKTRMTALRNPKGTAIASRRGMEKIIYDFYSDLFDSHVHLPPHHLREDRHVIPEVLPSEVRHAIMSYRDKKSYGIRARQNKTRTPEEPSASTHQHPSEALYTLPVGVQGS
- a CDS encoding hypothetical protein (NECATOR_CHRI.G2469.T2) — protein: MAICTYNAPTLASEATIEDLMMQAKKIKYDVIGLTETRRRHPLNAVYETGQELFLGTCDSRGVGGVGVLVNTGMAKNIDSFEQLTSRIGSLRMRRCGATPALTIFVAYAPTSSYEEEEVEAFYIYLEKFYREDHAFYEVIIGDFNAKVGPRRTPEELHIGTHGLQWNEQGERLSEFTMTTKTIHGNWKLQKPSSLLWTCESPGGGYRNEIDHIIVNKRFCLTDVAVVPKFYTGSDHRLLRGSISFTRREEKATNQLLEDSAVDNMDEEYDQLVEHLHNCAKKAESLKTTKRRLSLETLELIRQRGATRAAGNQELTFELTRLCREAIKGDLKDRRAEVLAEAAEAGKSIRYARRDFASRKTRMTALRNPKGTAIASRRGMEKIIYDFYSDLFDSHVHLPPHHLREDRHVIPEVLPSEVRHAIMSYRDKKSYGIRARQNKTRTPEEPSASTHQHPSEALYTLPVGVQGS
- a CDS encoding hypothetical protein (NECATOR_CHRI.G2470.T1), producing MDEEYDQLVEHLHNCAKKAESLKTTKRRLSLETLELIRQRGATRAAGNQELTFELTRLCREAIKGDLKDRRAEVLAEAAEAGKSIRYARRDFASRKTRMTALRNPKGTAIASRRGMEKIIYDFYSDLFDSHVHLPPHHLREDRHVIPEVLPSEVRHAIMSYRDKKSYGIRARQNKTRTPEEPSASTHQHPSEALYTLPVGVQGS